One Fibrobacter sp. DNA segment encodes these proteins:
- a CDS encoding amidophosphoribosyltransferase, whose product MLDELHEECGVIGIYNGDTVVRNITMGLYALQHRGQESAGFAVTDGDKVRVRKSMGLVSTLLREHNIDEFDGFAGIGHVRYSTTGASTLANAQPILVSCKWGQLAVAHNGNITNATELRAEMESEGHIFQTTSDSEILLHEIARTEADTLGDAIKKAITKFTGSFCLVFISKDTMFVARDGFGFRPLSLARMGKAWCVASETCAFDLLGANYVRDIQPGEFLTITQNGLHSERFTHKDRLAHCIFEYIYFSRPDSKIFEQSCDKIRRKMGKQLAKECPVDADIVISVPDSATTAALGYSQASGIRFEIGLLRNHYVGRTFIDPTQNVREQKVKLKFNPIEGVLKNKRVCVVEDSIVRGTTLKILSRMLRDAGALEVHIRIASPPVAHPCFFGMDFPSQGELAASSMTPDEIAKMLGVESLGYLSVEGMKECTGEGEHYCAACFDNDYPDYIGSDTKKTRCG is encoded by the coding sequence CGGCATCTACAATGGCGATACCGTCGTGAGGAATATAACCATGGGGCTTTACGCCCTGCAGCACCGCGGTCAGGAAAGCGCCGGGTTCGCAGTCACTGACGGAGACAAGGTTCGCGTCCGCAAGTCCATGGGGCTTGTATCCACCCTCCTCCGGGAACACAACATCGACGAATTTGACGGCTTTGCAGGCATTGGCCACGTGCGTTACAGCACTACCGGGGCATCGACCCTCGCCAACGCCCAGCCGATTCTGGTAAGCTGCAAATGGGGGCAGCTCGCGGTGGCCCACAACGGAAACATCACCAACGCCACCGAACTCCGCGCCGAAATGGAAAGCGAAGGGCACATTTTCCAGACCACCTCCGATTCCGAAATTCTCTTGCACGAAATCGCCCGTACCGAGGCCGACACCCTGGGAGACGCCATTAAGAAGGCCATCACGAAATTCACGGGCAGTTTTTGCCTCGTGTTTATCAGCAAGGACACCATGTTCGTGGCCCGCGACGGCTTCGGGTTCCGCCCGCTTTCGCTTGCCCGCATGGGCAAGGCTTGGTGTGTCGCGAGCGAAACCTGCGCCTTTGACCTGCTGGGCGCAAACTATGTGCGCGATATCCAGCCCGGCGAATTTTTGACCATCACCCAGAACGGGCTGCACTCCGAGCGCTTTACCCACAAGGACAGGCTTGCCCATTGCATTTTCGAGTATATCTACTTCAGTCGCCCCGATTCCAAGATTTTCGAACAAAGTTGTGACAAAATCCGCCGCAAGATGGGAAAGCAACTGGCGAAAGAATGCCCCGTAGACGCGGACATCGTCATCTCCGTGCCCGACAGCGCCACCACAGCTGCGTTAGGTTATTCGCAAGCCAGCGGCATCCGCTTTGAAATCGGGCTTCTCCGTAACCATTACGTGGGCCGCACCTTCATTGACCCCACGCAGAACGTGCGCGAGCAGAAGGTCAAGCTCAAGTTCAACCCCATCGAAGGCGTACTCAAGAACAAGCGCGTGTGCGTGGTGGAAGATTCCATCGTTCGCGGCACGACGCTCAAGATTCTTTCCCGAATGTTGCGCGACGCGGGCGCTCTCGAGGTCCACATCCGCATCGCATCGCCTCCGGTGGCGCACCCCTGCTTCTTTGGCATGGATTTCCCGAGCCAGGGCGAACTGGCCGCAAGTTCCATGACTCCCGACGAAATCGCCAAGATGCTGGGCGTCGAAAGCCTCGGCTACCTGAGCGTCGAAGGCATGAAGGAATGCACCGGCGAAGGCGAGCACTACTGCGCCGCCTGTTTCGACAACGACTATCCCGACTACATCGGCTCCGACACGAAAAAGACCCGCTGCGGGTAA